A genomic segment from Nicotiana tabacum cultivar K326 chromosome 7, ASM71507v2, whole genome shotgun sequence encodes:
- the LOC107819406 gene encoding ATP-citrate synthase alpha chain protein 2-like has product MARKKIREYDSKRLLKEHLKRLAGIDLQICSAQVTESTDFTELTNKEPWLSSTKLVVKPDMLFGKRGKSGLVALNLDLAAVAEFVKARLGVEVEMGGCKAPITTFIVEPFVPHDQEYYLSIVSERLGCTISFSECGGIEIEENWDKVKTIFLPTEKPMTLEACAPLIATLPLEVRGTIGNFLMGVFNVFQDLDFSFIEMNPFTLVNGDPYPLDMRGELDDTAAFKNFKKWGSIEFPLPFGRVLSPTESFIHSLDEKTSASLKFTVLNPKGRIWTMVAGGGASVIYADTVGDLGYASELGNYAEYSGAPNEEEVLQYARVVLDCATANPDGRKRALIVGGGIANFTDVAATFNGIIRALREKEAKLKAARMHIYVRRGGPNYQTGLAKMRALGEELGVPLEVYGPEATMTGICKRAIDCIMSEA; this is encoded by the exons ATGGCAAGGAAGAAGATCAGAGAGTATGATTCCAAGAGGCTTCTCAAGGAGCATTTGAAACGCCTTGCTGGCATCGATCTTCAGATCTGCTCTGCTCAA GTGACAGAATCTACAGATTTTACTGAGTTAACAAACAAAGAACCATGGCTCTCATCGACAAAGTTGGTTGTAAAACCAGACATGCTGTTTGGGAAGCGTGGAAAGAGTGGCTTGGTCGCATTAAATCTGGATCTAGCAGCAGTTGCCGAGTTTGTCAAAGCACGACTTGGGGTGGAG GTTGAAATGGGTGGCTGCAAGGCACCTATAACAACATTTATTGTTGAACCATTTGTTCCCCATGACCAAGAATATTACCTTTCCATAGTCTCTGAAAGGTTGGGGTGCACTATTAGCTTTTCAGAATGTGGAGGCATTGAGATTGAAGAGAACTGGGACAAG GTCAAGACAATATTCCTTCCAACAGAAAAACCTATGACCCTAGAGGCGTGTGCTCCACTGATTGCTACTCTGCCCTTGGAG GTACGGGGAACGATTGGCAATTTCCTAATGGGTGTTTTTAATGTGTTTCAAG ATCTCGATTTTAGTTTCATAGAGATGAACCCTTTTACGCTTGTAAATGGGGATCCATACCCATTGGATATGAGGGGAGAGTTGGACGACACAGCGGCCTTCAAAAATTTTAAGAA GTGGGGAAGTATTGAGTTTCCTCTGCCCTTTGGACGAGTTTTGAGCCCTACTGAAAGCTTCATTCACTCTTTGGATGAGAAA ACTAGTGCCTCCTTAAAATTCACAGTTTTGAACCCAAAAGGCCGTATCTGGACAATGGTGGCTGGAGGTGGTGCAAGCGTTATATATGCTGATACA GTAGGGGATTTAGGCTATGCCTCTGAGCTTGGTAACTATGCCGAGTATAGTGGGGCTCCAAATGAAGAGGAGGTTCTGCAATATGCTCGAGTGGTTCTAGAT TGTGCTACTGCAAATCCTGATGGCCGTAAGAGAGCTCTCATTGTTGGAGGTGGTATTGCTAACTTCACCGACGTTGCTGCTACTTTCAATGGGATTATTCGGGCTCTCAGGGAGAAG GAAGCCAAGCTAAAGGCAGCTAGAATGCACATCTATGTACGAAGAGGTGGTCCAAATTATCAGACTGGACTAGCCAAAATGCGTGCCCTGGGAGAGGAACTTGGAGTTCCCCTTGAG GTTTATGGACCAGAGGCTACAATGACTGGCATTTGCAAACGGGCAATTGATTGCATTATGTCTGAAGCTTAG